Proteins from a genomic interval of Streptomyces fodineus:
- a CDS encoding helix-turn-helix domain-containing protein codes for MPDRERDRRIKDVGTLKALAHPTRAQLYRALVIARTATASQLSEQVDEAVSLVSYHLRKLAEHQLIEEAEPQSADGRERWWQPASEGVSIHDEDFRDAPEKAAAHTAASRLFFEQRADMYRRHLDERAHWSDAWTTAADSSEWLLKLTADELTELNRTMYDLVRRYEERGRAAAAAGDTEGRENVAVHTYAFPFRI; via the coding sequence ATGCCAGACAGGGAGAGAGACCGCCGGATCAAGGACGTGGGCACGCTGAAGGCGCTCGCGCATCCCACGCGGGCGCAGCTGTACCGGGCGCTCGTCATCGCTCGTACGGCGACGGCCTCACAGCTCTCCGAACAGGTGGACGAGGCCGTGTCCCTGGTCAGCTATCACCTGCGCAAACTGGCCGAGCACCAGCTCATCGAGGAGGCCGAACCACAGAGCGCGGACGGCCGGGAACGCTGGTGGCAGCCGGCGTCGGAGGGAGTGTCCATCCACGACGAAGACTTCCGCGACGCACCCGAGAAGGCCGCCGCACATACCGCGGCCAGCCGCCTGTTCTTCGAGCAGCGAGCCGACATGTACCGGCGCCATCTGGACGAACGCGCCCACTGGAGCGACGCGTGGACGACGGCGGCCGACTCCTCGGAATGGCTGCTGAAGCTCACGGCGGACGAACTGACCGAGCTCAACCGCACGATGTACGACCTCGTCCGCAGGTACGAGGAGCGGGGCCGGGCCGCTGCCGCCGCCGGGGACACCGAGGGCCGCGAGAACGTCGCGGTGCACACCTACGCGTTCCCTTTCCGGATCTGA